The following proteins are co-located in the Candidatus Zymogenus saltonus genome:
- the fabG gene encoding 3-oxoacyl-[acyl-carrier-protein] reductase, with product MSPKTPGDFDFSGRTALITGGSKGIGRAVSLALAERGADVIINYSADDDAAKGVVSEIEAMGRKATAIKADVSDTAKVEDMFGIIRKDPGRLDILVNNAGIIRDKLLMFMNEDDWNRVIDINLKGVYNCCKTAIRFMIGEKYGKIINMVSPSAILGRAGQTNYASSKGGVIGFTRSLAQELARFNICVNAVSPGLIETEMMDNLTEETKKELLSAVPLGRLGTPEEVTGAVLFLASDKSDYITGQVISVDGGLT from the coding sequence ATGTCCCCTAAAACACCGGGTGATTTCGATTTTTCGGGGAGGACGGCCTTGATTACCGGAGGCTCCAAAGGGATTGGTAGGGCCGTAAGTCTCGCCCTCGCGGAGAGGGGGGCCGATGTAATCATAAACTACTCGGCTGACGACGATGCCGCAAAAGGCGTGGTCTCGGAGATAGAGGCGATGGGGCGAAAGGCGACGGCGATAAAGGCCGATGTCTCGGATACCGCTAAGGTGGAGGATATGTTCGGCATAATCAGAAAAGATCCGGGGAGACTTGACATCCTCGTCAACAACGCCGGGATCATTCGGGACAAGCTTCTGATGTTCATGAACGAGGACGATTGGAACAGGGTGATCGATATAAACCTCAAGGGCGTCTATAACTGCTGCAAGACGGCGATACGTTTTATGATAGGGGAAAAATACGGCAAGATCATCAACATGGTCTCCCCCTCAGCGATCCTCGGGAGGGCGGGCCAGACCAACTACGCCTCGTCCAAGGGGGGGGTTATAGGTTTTACGCGCTCACTGGCCCAGGAGTTAGCCCGCTTCAACATCTGCGTAAACGCCGTCTCGCCCGGTCTTATAGAGACGGAGATGATGGACAATCTGACCGAAGAGACAAAGAAGGAGCTTCTGTCCGCCGTTCCCCTCGGCAGGCTGGGGACTCCCGAGGAGGTAACGGGGGCGGTCCTCTTTCTCGCCTCCGACAAGTCGGACTACATAACGGGACAGGTAATATCCGTGGACGGCGGATTGACCTAA
- a CDS encoding acyl carrier protein — MEDKDKLKLKLKTLIIESLQLEDIEPSDIEDDDPLFGNGLGLDSIDALELVVALEKEFGIIIPDEEVGKEAFASLNALADFVERERKDLS; from the coding sequence TTGGAAGACAAAGATAAACTGAAATTGAAACTTAAGACGCTTATTATTGAGAGCCTCCAACTGGAGGATATAGAACCTTCCGATATTGAGGATGATGATCCTCTTTTCGGAAACGGACTCGGCCTCGATTCCATCGACGCCCTGGAGCTTGTGGTGGCGCTGGAGAAGGAATTCGGAATCATTATCCCGGATGAAGAGGTGGGAAAAGAGGCCTTTGCTTCTCTTAACGCGCTGGCCGATTTTGTAGAGCGGGAGAGAAAAGACCTCTCATGA
- a CDS encoding SH3 domain-containing protein, with amino-acid sequence MKKTLYLLAAACLIIVFALPATAVENATITGDGLRVREKPTLDGRKLGTVNKGYRVEALAHSNRTDSIDGFTGYWYYIVYKDLSGWVFGKYIQVDIAAPVPSESEFTPPKPTGTKAVLKDILGNWPMYFDTPNIIYSFYNDGKAKFVTSYFEEGTDRVIKRPEVWGSYVFDGKTIQVNWNDGTSSVFYVKKEYGVTSLTVDGKLLPPELHMLGPGETLEYD; translated from the coding sequence ATGAAAAAGACATTATACCTTTTGGCGGCCGCCTGCCTGATTATCGTCTTCGCCCTTCCCGCCACGGCCGTGGAAAACGCCACCATAACCGGCGACGGACTGAGGGTGAGGGAGAAACCGACCCTCGATGGAAGAAAGCTCGGCACCGTCAATAAGGGCTACAGGGTGGAGGCGTTGGCCCACTCAAACCGCACCGACTCCATCGACGGATTTACCGGCTACTGGTACTACATCGTCTACAAAGACCTCTCCGGATGGGTCTTCGGTAAATACATCCAGGTCGATATTGCGGCACCGGTTCCATCTGAGAGCGAGTTCACGCCGCCGAAGCCCACCGGAACCAAGGCCGTCCTCAAGGATATACTCGGGAACTGGCCAATGTATTTCGACACCCCCAACATTATCTATTCTTTCTACAACGACGGGAAGGCAAAGTTCGTTACCTCCTACTTTGAAGAGGGGACAGACAGGGTCATTAAAAGACCCGAGGTCTGGGGGAGCTACGTCTTCGACGGAAAGACGATTCAGGTTAACTGGAACGACGGAACGAGCAGCGTCTTCTACGTTAAAAAGGAGTACGGCGTAACGAGCTTAACCGTAGACGGGAAGCTCCTCCCTCCGGAGCTTCACATGCTCGGCCCGGGGGAGACGCTGGAGTACGATTAG
- the pyk gene encoding pyruvate kinase: protein MRPTKIICTLGPATESIDMIRALTEAGMDAVRLNFSHGTHEGHKKAVEAVRKVEEEIGRPIGIIADLAGPKIRVKDIPGGTLQLNEGETIRLTGSATKDPGFLAINYPHLAREAKPGERVFISDGTIELKITKIDGDEITAIVKNGGEIMPGKGVNLPDTSLSIDSITEKDREDIAFCLGLGIDWAALSFVRSADDIVKIKEIIVKAGKDIPVIAKIEKTEALTNIASILEVSDGILVARGDLGVETPLEQVPLVQKILIRLANEVGKPVIVATHMLESMIHEKRPTRAEASDVANAVIDGSDALLLSGETAMGKYPIEAAATMAKIANTAKDGLHSEDWESAVEKYREESVTHAVCHAAYHTAKDLNAAVIVTPTSTGTTPRMVARYKPKQPIVALSPKIDTIRRLTISFNIFPRLVKFNDNMDDLIKTAKEEAVKSGFVESGDIAVITAGFPPGVAGTTNLIRVEVI from the coding sequence ATGAGACCCACGAAGATCATTTGCACGCTGGGCCCCGCCACGGAGTCGATCGACATGATAAGGGCGCTGACTGAGGCCGGGATGGACGCGGTCAGGCTCAACTTCTCCCACGGAACCCACGAAGGACACAAGAAGGCCGTGGAGGCGGTACGAAAGGTGGAGGAAGAGATAGGAAGGCCCATCGGGATAATCGCAGACCTCGCAGGCCCGAAGATAAGGGTGAAAGACATCCCCGGCGGCACGCTCCAGTTAAACGAAGGCGAAACGATCAGGCTCACGGGAAGCGCTACAAAGGATCCAGGTTTTCTCGCGATAAACTACCCCCACCTCGCCCGTGAGGCCAAGCCGGGCGAAAGGGTATTCATATCGGACGGGACGATCGAACTTAAGATAACCAAAATCGACGGGGACGAGATAACGGCAATCGTGAAGAACGGGGGTGAGATAATGCCGGGGAAGGGGGTCAACCTCCCCGACACGAGCCTCTCCATAGACTCGATCACAGAAAAGGACAGGGAGGACATAGCCTTCTGCCTCGGCCTCGGGATCGACTGGGCCGCCCTCTCCTTCGTGAGGAGCGCCGATGACATCGTCAAGATAAAGGAGATCATTGTAAAGGCCGGAAAGGATATCCCGGTTATCGCAAAGATCGAAAAGACGGAGGCATTGACCAACATCGCCTCGATCCTCGAAGTCTCGGACGGGATACTCGTGGCCCGGGGAGACCTGGGCGTGGAAACCCCCCTGGAGCAGGTTCCGTTGGTCCAGAAGATTCTGATTCGCCTGGCAAACGAGGTGGGAAAGCCGGTGATTGTGGCCACGCACATGCTGGAGAGCATGATACACGAGAAGCGCCCCACACGGGCCGAGGCGTCCGACGTGGCAAACGCCGTGATCGACGGGAGCGACGCCCTCCTCCTGTCCGGTGAGACGGCGATGGGGAAATACCCGATCGAGGCGGCAGCAACCATGGCGAAAATCGCTAATACGGCAAAAGACGGGCTTCACTCCGAGGACTGGGAGAGCGCGGTCGAGAAGTATCGGGAGGAGAGCGTTACACACGCCGTATGCCATGCCGCATATCACACGGCGAAGGACTTAAACGCCGCGGTGATAGTCACCCCCACCTCCACCGGAACGACCCCAAGGATGGTGGCACGCTACAAGCCGAAGCAGCCGATCGTCGCCCTCTCCCCGAAGATCGACACGATAAGGAGGCTGACGATCTCCTTCAACATTTTCCCCCGCCTCGTTAAGTTCAACGACAACATGGACGACCTGATCAAAACCGCCAAGGAGGAGGCCGTGAAGTCGGGATTCGTGGAAAGCGGCGATATCGCCGTCATCACGGCGGGATTTCCGCCGGGGGTCGCCGGAACCACAAACCTCATCCGGGTCGAGGTCATCTGA
- a CDS encoding prolipoprotein diacylglyceryl transferase, with protein sequence MPYPNIDPVVIKFWKLEIRWYGIMYLLAFITAFFVIGHLAKKRGIKLTGDDLWDYIFYLMLGVIIGGRLGYCLFYWPGGLVALLSNPLMIFAVWLGGMSFHGGFIGVILAVIYCSRRKGIPFYDIADITAVAGPIGIGLGRIGNFINGELWGRATDVPWCMVFPLDELSLCRHPSQLYESLLEGLVLFLIIFTMNVRGVRRGIPTWSFIAFYGLFRFSMEFFRQPDPHLGFIIGPFSMGQLLTLPMMLIGGAMIIYLLVRGESPSDKKNKGKKKEGGKAKP encoded by the coding sequence ATACCATACCCGAACATCGATCCGGTCGTCATAAAGTTTTGGAAGCTGGAGATACGCTGGTACGGGATAATGTACCTCCTCGCCTTTATCACGGCCTTTTTCGTCATCGGGCACCTTGCAAAGAAAAGGGGCATAAAGCTCACCGGCGACGACCTCTGGGACTATATTTTCTACCTTATGCTTGGGGTGATAATAGGCGGGAGGCTCGGCTACTGCCTCTTCTACTGGCCGGGGGGGTTGGTGGCGCTCTTATCAAATCCCCTGATGATCTTCGCCGTCTGGCTGGGGGGGATGTCCTTTCACGGAGGCTTCATCGGCGTGATCCTCGCCGTGATATATTGCTCCCGGAGAAAAGGGATACCCTTTTACGACATAGCGGACATCACCGCCGTCGCCGGCCCCATAGGTATAGGATTGGGGAGGATCGGAAACTTCATCAACGGCGAGCTCTGGGGGCGGGCCACCGACGTGCCCTGGTGCATGGTGTTCCCGCTGGACGAGTTGTCTCTCTGCCGCCACCCGTCCCAGTTATACGAATCGTTACTTGAGGGGCTTGTCCTCTTTTTAATAATCTTTACCATGAACGTCAGAGGCGTCAGGCGGGGGATTCCCACCTGGTCTTTCATCGCATTTTACGGATTGTTCCGCTTCTCCATGGAGTTTTTCCGCCAGCCCGACCCGCACCTCGGCTTTATCATTGGCCCCTTCAGCATGGGACAGCTCCTTACCCTTCCCATGATGCTTATTGGAGGTGCAATGATAATATATCTCCTCGTCAGGGGGGAAAGTCCCTCCGATAAAAAAAATAAGGGCAAAAAGAAAGAAGGGGGAAAGGCCAAGCCATGA
- a CDS encoding CoA-binding protein, with translation MTDVDIFFNPKSMAVIGASENPRKGGNIVIRNLLDFGYKGKIYPVNPKVGSAGGEILGLTAYDSVASIPEGPELAMIVIPRDLVPKAVSECGEAGVKGIIISTAGFSDSGEEAGVNLEAEIKKSISKYNLRIMGPNSIGTINVKDSFVTSITTLDKPKKRGSVSFFGQTGMFASGFFRWITSSQNFSIAKVACLGNKADIDECDILEYLGRDTETDVVGIYFEGVRDGRRFIDTAREVTRKKPVVVLKSGRTETGARAISSHTGTLAGSDKIYDGVFGASGLVRVEDFDHFYDALKAFSYVPLPMGNRLGVVSITGVGCVLTADYAGAHGLVIPSLSDSAKKEMREVFPDWASVGNPVDMWFAIENVGPKKAYEVLIKKLAADDRFDIILIIFTLIPESDFDAVEVISKIRDENPDKVFLACFMAGELSMYRRWYSEFEEKKIPVFPDPGRMVRAAASLYRYSEFKEKS, from the coding sequence ATGACAGACGTGGACATATTCTTCAATCCAAAGAGCATGGCGGTTATAGGCGCCTCCGAAAATCCGAGGAAGGGCGGAAACATAGTAATAAGAAACCTCCTCGATTTCGGCTACAAGGGTAAAATCTATCCCGTAAACCCGAAGGTGGGATCGGCCGGCGGCGAGATTCTGGGCCTTACGGCCTACGACTCCGTCGCGTCCATCCCCGAGGGCCCGGAGCTCGCCATGATCGTTATCCCGAGGGACCTTGTGCCGAAGGCGGTCTCCGAATGCGGCGAGGCGGGGGTCAAGGGGATCATCATCTCCACCGCCGGGTTTTCCGACTCCGGCGAGGAGGCGGGGGTAAACCTCGAGGCGGAGATAAAGAAATCGATTTCAAAATACAACCTCAGGATCATGGGGCCGAACAGCATCGGCACGATAAACGTAAAGGACTCCTTCGTCACTTCTATAACGACCCTCGACAAGCCGAAGAAAAGGGGATCGGTCTCGTTCTTCGGCCAGACCGGAATGTTCGCCAGCGGCTTCTTCAGATGGATAACCTCCTCCCAAAATTTTTCTATTGCGAAGGTGGCCTGCCTTGGGAACAAGGCCGACATTGACGAGTGCGATATCCTCGAGTATCTGGGAAGGGACACTGAGACCGACGTTGTGGGAATATACTTCGAGGGGGTGAGGGACGGGAGGAGATTTATCGACACGGCAAGGGAGGTGACAAGGAAGAAGCCGGTCGTGGTCTTGAAATCGGGGAGGACCGAGACGGGTGCCAGAGCCATATCCTCCCACACGGGGACCCTTGCCGGAAGCGACAAGATATACGACGGCGTCTTCGGGGCATCGGGGCTTGTCCGGGTGGAGGACTTCGACCACTTCTACGATGCCCTCAAGGCCTTCTCCTACGTGCCCTTGCCTATGGGGAACAGGCTCGGCGTGGTCTCGATTACGGGCGTAGGGTGCGTGCTCACGGCGGACTACGCCGGCGCCCACGGCCTCGTCATCCCATCCCTCTCAGATTCTGCAAAGAAGGAGATGAGAGAGGTCTTCCCGGACTGGGCCTCGGTGGGGAATCCGGTCGACATGTGGTTTGCCATCGAGAACGTGGGGCCGAAGAAGGCCTACGAGGTGCTGATAAAAAAGCTCGCGGCGGACGACAGATTCGATATCATCCTGATTATCTTTACCCTCATCCCGGAGTCCGACTTCGACGCCGTCGAGGTCATCTCTAAGATCAGGGACGAAAATCCGGACAAGGTCTTCCTCGCCTGCTTCATGGCCGGGGAGCTTTCGATGTACAGGAGGTGGTACTCAGAATTCGAGGAGAAGAAGATCCCGGTCTTCCCCGACCCGGGGAGGATGGTCAGGGCCGCGGCCTCCCTATACAGATACAGCGAATTTAAGGAAAAGAGTTGA
- a CDS encoding SH3 domain-containing protein, translating into MRLRSFFRALILAIVALTFAAYPLFAFERKAEILGSRVAIHEVPNADTKAIAHVNRGVIVDVVGREDAPTRVVKVMEYWYKISYRGKTGWVFGQFLNLDSNKRGLTRVFTLKELIEYCEIETANLKRTREAGAHEALIEFSRAFLKDLNDISTDPILSPHYGELDGYRVLDAYYLALGYLGAGDKKAAAELTEKITKVFPNITLPDGRRTGDLIFELKSLIDEGKGGNGGAD; encoded by the coding sequence ATGAGACTTAGAAGCTTTTTTAGAGCGCTGATTCTCGCGATTGTCGCCTTGACCTTCGCGGCCTATCCCCTCTTCGCGTTCGAGCGGAAGGCGGAGATACTGGGGTCCCGGGTGGCGATCCACGAAGTCCCGAATGCCGACACGAAGGCGATCGCCCACGTCAACCGGGGGGTGATCGTGGACGTGGTCGGAAGGGAGGATGCCCCCACCCGTGTCGTCAAGGTCATGGAGTACTGGTACAAGATAAGCTACAGGGGCAAGACCGGCTGGGTGTTCGGCCAGTTTTTGAACCTCGACTCGAACAAGAGGGGACTTACCCGTGTATTCACGCTGAAGGAGCTAATCGAGTACTGCGAGATCGAGACGGCGAACCTCAAGAGGACGAGGGAGGCGGGCGCCCACGAGGCGTTGATCGAGTTTTCCAGGGCCTTCCTGAAAGACCTCAACGATATCTCGACCGACCCGATCCTGTCGCCCCACTACGGGGAGCTTGACGGCTATAGGGTACTTGACGCATACTACCTCGCCCTCGGGTACCTCGGCGCCGGTGACAAGAAAGCGGCGGCGGAGCTGACGGAAAAGATAACAAAGGTATTTCCCAATATTACGCTTCCGGACGGGAGGAGAACGGGAGACCTCATTTTCGAGCTGAAGAGCCTCATCGACGAGGGAAAGGGCGGGAACGGCGGAGCGGACTGA
- a CDS encoding EI24 domain-containing protein, which produces MKKVKKQYKKPNFIFRALGGFTAPIRGLGFLLKNFGLIRYAVFPMIINAILVVIIYIFGTKLLLGYMDRLIPDEKAWYWMVLFWIAAVFTVILFLLVTAIIFYIIGGIICLPFNELLSQRVEAIVLGKAHEEPFSFRVITKDIGYALTHEILKSTIYLFILVFILPLFFIGLFTVVVSIIFTVIFNIITWMFLAYDYFDHPLGRRRIPFADKMRFVYKNLPSSLGFGAAAFLFLYVPFLNLILIPLNVIGGTKLFFEIQKWYGEMEYRDISPRGKKRKELKK; this is translated from the coding sequence ATGAAAAAGGTAAAGAAACAATACAAAAAGCCGAACTTCATCTTCAGGGCGCTTGGGGGATTTACGGCGCCGATCAGGGGGCTCGGCTTTTTGTTGAAAAATTTCGGGCTCATCAGGTATGCGGTCTTTCCGATGATTATCAACGCCATCCTTGTCGTCATCATATACATTTTCGGCACGAAGCTCCTCCTCGGCTACATGGACAGGCTCATCCCTGATGAAAAGGCATGGTACTGGATGGTTCTTTTCTGGATTGCGGCGGTCTTCACCGTGATCCTCTTCCTTCTCGTCACCGCCATAATTTTCTACATCATCGGGGGGATCATCTGCCTGCCGTTCAACGAGCTCCTCTCCCAGAGGGTGGAGGCTATCGTCCTTGGCAAAGCCCACGAAGAGCCTTTTTCCTTCCGAGTAATAACAAAGGACATCGGCTACGCCCTGACCCACGAGATATTGAAGAGCACTATCTATCTCTTTATCCTGGTATTCATCCTGCCCCTCTTTTTCATCGGGCTCTTTACGGTGGTCGTCTCCATAATATTTACCGTCATTTTCAATATAATTACGTGGATGTTTTTGGCTTACGACTATTTCGACCACCCTCTGGGAAGGAGGAGAATCCCCTTCGCGGACAAGATGAGATTTGTATACAAGAACCTTCCCTCCTCCCTCGGCTTCGGGGCGGCGGCGTTTCTGTTCCTCTACGTCCCGTTTCTGAACCTGATCCTGATTCCGCTGAACGTCATTGGGGGAACAAAGCTCTTTTTCGAGATACAAAAATGGTACGGGGAGATGGAGTACAGGGACATATCACCTCGGGGTAAAAAAAGAAAGGAACTAAAAAAATGA